The proteins below are encoded in one region of Neisseria macacae ATCC 33926:
- the ybeY gene encoding rRNA maturation RNase YbeY, which translates to MKRAKKYPFLSLQRQRFCLNFENASTAADLPSERDFYRWAWAALKNEYRRADISLILLDEEEARAYNRDYRSKDYATNVLSFALNEGEILPDQFSDELCGDLIICPQVVLKEAAEQGKTAEQHFAHLTMHGTLHLMGYDHIEETEAEEMEALEIRLMQAAGYPNPYQEDEY; encoded by the coding sequence ATGAAGCGCGCCAAAAAATATCCCTTCTTATCGTTGCAGCGGCAACGTTTCTGCCTGAATTTTGAAAACGCCTCAACCGCCGCCGACCTTCCGAGCGAACGCGATTTCTACCGCTGGGCATGGGCGGCGTTGAAAAACGAATACCGCCGCGCCGACATCAGCCTGATTCTGCTGGACGAAGAAGAAGCCCGCGCCTACAACCGCGATTACCGCAGCAAAGACTACGCCACCAATGTGTTGAGTTTTGCCTTGAACGAAGGCGAAATCCTGCCCGATCAGTTTTCAGACGAGCTTTGCGGCGATTTGATCATCTGCCCGCAAGTCGTATTGAAAGAAGCTGCCGAGCAGGGCAAAACCGCCGAGCAGCACTTTGCCCACCTGACCATGCACGGCACATTGCACCTGATGGGCTACGACCACATCGAAGAGACCGAGGCCGAAGAAATGGAGGCGCTCGAAATCCGCCTGATGCAGGCAGCAGGTTATCCCAACCCCTACCAAGAGGACGAATACTGA